A segment of the uncultured Fusobacterium sp. genome:
GAAACATCATAGGGCCAGTCCCTCAGTCTCTCTTGATGGTTAATTTATTTGTTAGGTGTATATTATAACTTTTTTTCTCATCTGTCAACAATTTTTTAAAAAAATATAGACCGAAAAAAATATTTCATATAAAATGTTATATATATTTTTAAATTTGGAGGTAAATATGGGTTATAAAAACTTCAATATAAATAAAAAAGATATTATTGCAATTACTGGAGCTGGTGGAAAAACATCTCTTATATTTTTTCTTGCTAAAAAATTAGCTCAATTTGGAAAAGTCCTGATTACAACTACCACTAAAATGTATAAACCTTCTTCTAAAAATTATGAAACTTTAACAATAGGAGAAAAAACTTATTTAGGAGAAGAAAAAAATATTTCTATTATTGCTAGTTCAGAGATAGATGGAAAGATAATCTCTCCCACTTATGAGAAGATTGAAAAATTAAAAGATAATTTTGATTATATTCTTATTGAAGCTGATGGAGCTAAAGAAAAGTTACTTAAATTTTGGAATGATACTGAACCTTGTATTCCTAACTTTGTTACCAAAGTTATTGGAGTAATTAACTGTGAAATTTTTAATCAATATTTTAGTGAAAGCAATGTACATCGATTTAATCTTGCTCCCAAAACTTTACTAGAATTCAGTAATAAAAAAATAGATGATGATTTTCTAAGCAGATATATTTTATCAGCTGATTATTTTAAAACTACTTCTTCTTATGTTGAAAAATATCTTTTTTTTAATGGAATAGATGGAGAGGAAAAGTTAGACAAGTTAAATAATTCTCTTAAAACAATTAATAAAATTTTAAAAGAGAAAAATTTTTCTAATATTATTTTAGGAAGTATAAAAAATAGTGAGTTCTATCCCTATCAAAAAGTTGATGCTGTGATTATGGCATCAGGTTTTTCAAAAAGAATGGGATTTAACAAATTAAAATTAGAATATAATAATATTTCTCTTTTAGAAAATTGTTTAAAGAAACTTTCCTCTATATCTTTCAGTGAAGTTTTAGTTTGTGGAAGAGAGGATTGGGTAAAAAGTTTAAGTAAAAAATATAGTTTTAAATATTTAGATAATTTAACTGCTCATTTAGGACAAAGTGAAAGTATAAAATTAGG
Coding sequences within it:
- the yqeC gene encoding selenium cofactor biosynthesis protein YqeC, yielding MGYKNFNINKKDIIAITGAGGKTSLIFFLAKKLAQFGKVLITTTTKMYKPSSKNYETLTIGEKTYLGEEKNISIIASSEIDGKIISPTYEKIEKLKDNFDYILIEADGAKEKLLKFWNDTEPCIPNFVTKVIGVINCEIFNQYFSESNVHRFNLAPKTLLEFSNKKIDDDFLSRYILSADYFKTTSSYVEKYLFFNGIDGEEKLDKLNNSLKTINKILKEKNFSNIILGSIKNSEFYPYQKVDAVIMASGFSKRMGFNKLKLEYNNISLLENCLKKLSSISFSEVLVCGREDWVKSLSKKYSFKYLDNLTAHLGQSESIKLGVKNSNGKGITFFTADQPFLSEKTILTLYYNFLKTNLITIPIVNNNRFSPIFFPEDKKSELLKLEGDTGGKIVIKNTPFINLISFSSEKEFLDIDTEEDYYNIKS